The Candidatus Methylomirabilis lanthanidiphila genome includes the window CAGGCCTGCGTCAGGCGATCGTACCGTTCCACGTCGATGATCGCGACGATCGGCTTGCCCTGCTTTTCGACGATGACCGTGTCCTTGCCGTAGTGAACCTGGCCCAGGACGTCGGCGAAACGGTCCCGGGTTTCCTTGGCCGACATCTTTTTAATCATCCTGCACCTCCTGTGGACAGAAGCGACGATAAGCCAAAAGTAGCATTCTGTCAAGAATGCGCAATGGGTGAGACCCGGTACTGTCTTCGCGTGAAGAATTGAACATTGAAGATTGAAAATGGAAGAATCGGGAAGCCGAACGTGAGTTGAAGGATCTTAGAAGAGTACCCAGATGTTCAATGTTCAATCTTGAATGTTCAACCCCGGAAACGAGCTATTTGCGTTCTTGAATGTTCAATCTTCAATGTTCAACCCCGGAATAGGCATCTGATGTTCACCGCGATATCAGACCCACAAACGTTGCACGCAGCTTGGCTTCGGGTACGCGAGAATCAAGGGTGCGCCGGGGTGGACCGCGTGACCATTGAGGATTTTGAGAGCGGCCTGCTGTACGAACTTCCCCGGCTGCAGCGCGAGCTGGCCGACGGTAGCTACCGCCCGCTGCCGTTGCTCCGGATCTTAGTGGACAAAGGCAACGGCGAGACTCGCGCTCTATGCGTCCCCGCCGTCCGGGATCGGGTGGCGCAGGCCGCCGCGCTCCAGCACATCGAGCCGATCCTGGAGGCGCAGTTCGAGGACTGTAGCTTCGCCTTCCGAAAGGGGCGCTCGGTCCGCACCGCCGTTCATCGGATCAGGGAGTTATACGAGAAGGGCTACCGCTGGGTGGTGGACGCCGACATCGATGCCTTCTTCGATTCTATTGATCACGACCTGATGAGATTAAAGATTCAACATTACATATTGAACAAAGAGATTCAGGACTTGCTGCAACTCTGGATTAGGGCGGAAGTGTGGGATGG containing:
- a CDS encoding DNA polymerase, which gives rise to MFTAISDPQTLHAAWLRVRENQGCAGVDRVTIEDFESGLLYELPRLQRELADGSYRPLPLLRILVDKGNGETRALCVPAVRDRVAQAAALQHIEPILEAQFEDCSFAFRKGRSVRTAVHRIRELYEKGYRWVVDADIDAFFDSIDHDLMRLKIQHYILNKEIQDLLQLWIRAEVWDGKAVTRLTCGIPQGSVVSPILANLFLDDLDEELLRRGMHLVRYADDFIILSKERAQAEAALEVTDKILEQLRLDLDEEKTAIVDFDHGFTYLGVIFVRSLIMVPFEKSGRNARSCTCRRRWI
- a CDS encoding Phd_YefM codes for the protein MIKKMSAKETRDRFADVLGQVHYGKDTVIVEKQGKPIVAIIDVERYDRLTQAWEAPFKVLDGIWAKNRDKDLDQVRQDVAAAIAETRATYRTKSRKRA